The following proteins come from a genomic window of Corynebacterium crudilactis:
- the cmk gene encoding (d)CMP kinase, which yields MTELSNMPAGGLIVAIDGPSGTGKSTTSRALATRLSAKYLDTGAMYRVATLHVLNQGIDPADTAAVIAATAVLPLTISDDPASTEVLLAGVDVQKEIRGAEVTHNVSAVSAIAEVRENLVALQRALADKAHRCVVEGRDIGTTVLVDAPIKAFLTASAEVRARRRFDQDQAAGRDADFDAVLADVIRRDELDSTRVASPLKPADDAHIVDTSEMTMDEVLNHLIQLVEASAERSNQ from the coding sequence GTGACGGAACTTTCCAATATGCCTGCCGGTGGCCTCATTGTGGCCATCGACGGGCCGTCCGGAACTGGAAAATCCACCACCTCACGCGCACTCGCTACCCGTCTCTCGGCCAAGTACCTCGATACTGGTGCGATGTACCGCGTCGCAACGCTTCATGTCCTCAACCAAGGCATTGATCCAGCTGATACAGCTGCGGTTATTGCTGCGACCGCCGTTTTGCCGTTGACCATCTCTGATGATCCGGCATCGACGGAAGTACTGCTTGCAGGCGTAGACGTGCAAAAAGAAATTCGCGGCGCGGAAGTTACGCACAATGTTTCTGCTGTTTCTGCGATTGCAGAAGTCCGCGAAAACCTCGTGGCTTTGCAACGCGCACTTGCCGACAAGGCGCATCGCTGTGTCGTCGAAGGACGCGATATCGGTACCACCGTGCTTGTCGACGCGCCGATCAAGGCGTTTCTCACCGCCTCAGCGGAAGTCCGCGCCCGCAGGCGCTTTGACCAGGACCAAGCTGCTGGACGCGACGCTGATTTTGACGCAGTACTGGCGGATGTTATTCGCCGAGATGAACTTGATTCCACCCGTGTGGCATCACCGCTGAAACCAGCAGATGATGCACATATCGTGGATACCTCTGAAATGACCATGGATGAAGTACTCAACCACCTCATCCAACTAGTGGAAGCCTCCGCTGAAAGGAGCAACCAGTGA
- the der gene encoding ribosome biogenesis GTPase Der, whose product MTNKHNMPGEEDDTVFVYHTHKGEMDVEGAFADEEELAPHGGWASADFDPAEFGFDDSHEEELAPEDFDESEFSNPDFGEDYSEEDWEEIETAFGFNPGHIEEALCTVAIVGRPNVGKSTLVNRFIGRREAVVEDFPGVTRDRISYISDWGGQRFWVQDTGGWDPNVKGIHASIAQQAEVAMETSDVIVFVVDTKVGITETDSVMAAKLLRSSVPVILVANKFDSDSQWADMADFYSLGLGDPYPVSAQHGRGGADVLDKILELFPAEPRAKSIVEGPRRVALVGKPNVGKSSLLNKFAGETRSVVDNVAGTTVDPVDSMIELDENTWKFVDTAGLRKKVKTASGHEYYASLRTRGAIDSAEICVFLIDSSEPITEQDQRVLAMIIDAGKALVVAFNKWDLMDEDRRIDLDRELDLQLAHIPWAKRINISAKTGRALQRLEPAMLEALHSWDRRISTGQLNTWLREAIAANPPPMRGGRLPRVLFATQASTQPPVIVLFTTGFLEAGYRRYLERKFRERFGFEGTPVRIAIRVRERRGKGGKK is encoded by the coding sequence GTGACTAATAAACACAATATGCCTGGTGAAGAGGACGACACCGTATTCGTCTACCACACCCACAAGGGTGAAATGGACGTCGAAGGTGCCTTCGCCGATGAAGAAGAACTCGCACCTCATGGCGGCTGGGCTTCCGCGGACTTCGATCCTGCAGAATTCGGATTCGATGATTCCCATGAAGAAGAACTCGCCCCTGAAGACTTCGACGAGTCTGAATTCTCCAACCCTGATTTCGGTGAGGATTACTCCGAAGAAGACTGGGAAGAAATCGAGACTGCTTTCGGTTTCAACCCAGGCCACATTGAAGAAGCACTGTGCACCGTAGCAATCGTGGGTCGTCCAAACGTGGGCAAATCCACCTTGGTGAACCGCTTCATCGGACGTCGAGAAGCCGTCGTTGAGGATTTCCCAGGTGTTACCCGTGACCGTATCTCCTACATCTCTGACTGGGGCGGACAGCGTTTCTGGGTACAGGACACTGGTGGCTGGGACCCTAACGTAAAGGGCATCCACGCATCCATTGCACAGCAAGCTGAAGTTGCGATGGAGACCTCAGATGTCATCGTCTTCGTTGTTGACACCAAGGTCGGCATCACTGAGACTGACTCCGTCATGGCTGCTAAGCTGCTGCGTTCTTCAGTTCCAGTGATTCTGGTTGCTAACAAGTTCGACTCCGATAGCCAGTGGGCTGATATGGCTGATTTCTACAGCCTCGGCCTGGGCGATCCATATCCAGTATCCGCACAGCACGGCCGTGGCGGTGCTGATGTGCTGGATAAGATCTTGGAGCTTTTCCCAGCTGAACCTCGCGCAAAGTCCATCGTTGAAGGACCTCGTCGTGTGGCTCTTGTGGGTAAGCCAAACGTGGGCAAGTCTTCTTTGCTCAACAAATTTGCTGGTGAAACCCGCTCCGTCGTGGACAATGTCGCCGGCACCACCGTTGACCCTGTTGACTCCATGATTGAACTGGATGAAAATACGTGGAAGTTTGTTGACACCGCAGGTCTGCGTAAAAAGGTCAAAACTGCATCTGGACACGAGTACTACGCGTCACTACGTACCCGCGGTGCCATTGACTCTGCAGAGATCTGTGTTTTCCTGATCGACTCCTCCGAGCCAATCACTGAACAAGACCAGCGCGTGCTGGCCATGATCATTGACGCCGGAAAAGCCTTGGTCGTTGCTTTCAACAAGTGGGATCTCATGGATGAGGATCGTCGCATCGATCTTGACCGTGAACTGGATCTTCAGTTGGCACACATCCCTTGGGCAAAGCGCATCAACATTTCCGCCAAGACTGGTCGAGCATTGCAGCGCCTTGAGCCAGCTATGTTGGAAGCTCTACACAGCTGGGATCGTCGTATCTCTACTGGTCAGCTCAACACCTGGCTTCGTGAAGCTATTGCAGCGAACCCACCACCAATGCGTGGCGGACGTTTACCTCGCGTGCTGTTCGCTACACAGGCATCCACTCAGCCACCAGTGATCGTGCTGTTCACCACCGGCTTCCTTGAAGCTGGCTACCGACGCTACCTGGAGCGCAAGTTCCGTGAGCGCTTCGGTTTCGAAGGCACCCCAGTACGTATTGCTATCCGTGTCCGCGAGCGTCGCGGCAAGGGCGGCAAGAAGTAA
- a CDS encoding IS110 family transposase — MPAPTLELAGLVAGIDTHTDTHTVAIVTETGKHLATETFPTTSNGYHQLTDFLTAHHVTVVGVEGTNSYGAAITRHLIDHGYEVFEVLRPTRALRRRDGKSDPVDALAAARQVLTGQALSIPKDTTGPVESLRMLQITRNQLVATAAKLVTLIKSLLITAPVNVRQRYTAMTTPTLIATLSRCRPSSDLSDPINGTLTSLKTLATTYNTLRAQCDELDNKITDLVEVINPEMTQIFGCRAINAAELIVSVGENPKRIRSQAALAHLWGVAPILASSGRTNRHRLNRGGDRHANAALHRIVLVRMCHDERTRDYVQRRTREGLSKKEIMRCLKRAIVREIYQVLCLGRPVKQSSGLRSDEFRALRSKKGLSQTQVARKLGCAPARISDIETGKRRLSELKLTYEEFLKSA, encoded by the coding sequence ATGCCCGCACCGACCCTTGAACTTGCTGGCCTCGTAGCCGGCATTGACACGCACACTGATACTCATACTGTGGCCATCGTGACCGAAACCGGAAAACATCTGGCCACCGAGACCTTTCCCACCACCAGCAATGGGTACCACCAGCTCACCGACTTCCTCACCGCTCACCACGTCACAGTTGTCGGGGTAGAAGGTACAAATTCCTATGGGGCTGCCATAACAAGACATCTCATTGACCATGGATACGAAGTTTTCGAGGTACTTCGTCCGACCCGCGCACTTCGACGCAGGGATGGTAAATCAGATCCCGTCGACGCACTCGCTGCCGCCCGCCAGGTGCTCACCGGTCAAGCACTGAGCATCCCAAAGGACACCACAGGGCCGGTGGAGTCACTGCGCATGTTGCAGATCACCCGTAATCAACTGGTCGCCACAGCTGCGAAATTAGTAACTCTCATCAAGTCTTTGCTGATCACGGCGCCCGTCAACGTTCGACAACGCTACACAGCAATGACGACCCCGACCTTGATCGCAACCTTATCCAGGTGTCGCCCGTCCTCAGATCTCAGCGATCCAATTAATGGCACCTTGACCAGTTTGAAGACCTTGGCCACCACCTACAACACGCTGCGGGCGCAATGCGATGAACTCGATAACAAGATCACCGATCTGGTCGAGGTAATCAATCCCGAGATGACACAGATTTTTGGCTGTAGGGCCATTAACGCTGCAGAATTGATCGTGAGCGTGGGAGAAAATCCGAAACGGATCCGCTCACAGGCTGCGTTGGCGCATCTGTGGGGAGTTGCACCTATTCTGGCGAGTTCCGGACGGACGAACAGACATCGACTAAATAGAGGTGGCGACCGGCACGCTAACGCAGCATTGCATCGTATTGTTCTGGTCAGGATGTGTCACGATGAACGCACCAGGGACTATGTTCAACGTCGAACCAGGGAAGGGTTGTCGAAGAAAGAAATCATGCGGTGCTTAAAACGCGCGATCGTCCGAGAAATCTACCAAGTCCTGTGTCTAGGGCGACCTGTGAAACAATCCAGTGGATTGCGTAGTGATGAGTTCAGAGCTCTGCGCTCGAAAAAAGGTCTTTCACAAACTCAAGTCGCTAGGAAACTTGGATGCGCTCCAGCAAGAATTAGTGATATTGAAACCGGCAAACGTCGACTATCAGAGTTGAAGTTAACCTACGAAGAATTCCTTAAAAGCGCTTGA
- a CDS encoding AAA family ATPase, with product MSRTFPSYDLLVIDEYQDITEDFAELLRNIKSVNPLMQIVMVGDLEQRVRSDTTLDPQEFAAELCEDPAFAPLTQSFRIGETMAAGLADAWNKPIVGGTPKREEPYMCSHILF from the coding sequence ATTTCTCGCACGTTCCCAAGCTATGACCTGCTCGTTATTGATGAGTACCAGGACATCACGGAAGACTTTGCGGAACTGCTGCGCAACATTAAGTCCGTAAACCCGCTCATGCAGATTGTCATGGTGGGTGATTTGGAACAGAGAGTCCGGTCTGACACCACTCTTGATCCACAAGAATTTGCAGCAGAGTTGTGTGAAGATCCAGCTTTTGCACCGCTTACGCAATCGTTTCGGATTGGCGAGACCATGGCTGCGGGCTTGGCTGATGCGTGGAATAAGCCGATTGTTGGTGGGACTCCAAAACGGGAAGAGCCATATATGTGTTCGCACATATTGTTTTAG
- a CDS encoding prevent-host-death protein: MTRAADVYYRTRRSSELSKHPAEVFAEAEEHPVTVTRRDGESLVLISQREADRRAKLLEFATQLITVATDEHGTLAERMSKVFPWMLALSVTDRSTCAREILDAARASFATEQPHLAIAELTAWKETATAIAAGLHSADLEWIDDEQLVERP, translated from the coding sequence ATGACTAGAGCAGCTGATGTGTATTACCGGACACGACGTTCTTCAGAGTTGAGTAAACACCCCGCTGAAGTTTTCGCTGAAGCTGAGGAACATCCCGTGACAGTGACACGACGCGATGGTGAATCACTGGTGCTGATATCGCAGCGTGAGGCCGACAGGCGTGCAAAGCTGCTTGAATTCGCCACACAGTTAATCACTGTAGCTACTGATGAGCATGGCACTTTAGCTGAACGTATGTCCAAAGTATTCCCCTGGATGTTAGCTCTTTCAGTAACAGATCGTAGTACCTGTGCTCGTGAGATCCTTGATGCTGCACGAGCCTCGTTTGCTACCGAGCAACCTCATCTAGCTATTGCAGAGTTGACCGCATGGAAAGAAACCGCAACTGCTATCGCAGCGGGGCTACATAGTGCTGATCTGGAGTGGATTGACGATGAACAACTGGTTGAGCGGCCATAA
- a CDS encoding ABC transporter ATP-binding protein codes for MLSICAKIGYSTPIAELELNFNKGKIYGICGANGAGKSTLLRTLAGELYPLEGTVKIGDVSVTDLKSVGKIITISTPDFYPDVSIGEHFKILSKTGKVNFADSIQRWNLEELLRKSPNKVSSGQQQRSFLALQLEIHSEVVVLDEPERHLDAFWIDILAQELKKKATNGTAVILASHSQDILNICDEVIHLEKYDIAS; via the coding sequence ATGCTGTCAATCTGCGCAAAAATAGGATATTCAACTCCAATCGCAGAACTGGAACTGAATTTTAATAAAGGAAAAATATACGGTATTTGCGGTGCGAATGGAGCTGGAAAATCAACGCTTCTCCGCACTCTTGCCGGTGAACTGTATCCTCTCGAGGGAACAGTAAAGATAGGTGATGTCAGTGTCACAGATCTGAAATCTGTAGGAAAAATTATTACTATATCGACACCTGATTTTTATCCTGATGTATCGATCGGGGAGCATTTTAAAATACTAAGTAAAACGGGGAAAGTGAATTTTGCAGACTCCATTCAACGATGGAATCTTGAGGAACTGCTCAGAAAATCGCCCAATAAAGTCTCTAGCGGTCAACAACAAAGAAGCTTTTTGGCACTACAACTCGAGATACATTCTGAGGTAGTTGTATTAGATGAGCCGGAGAGACATTTAGATGCTTTCTGGATAGATATCCTGGCTCAAGAGCTAAAGAAGAAAGCTACAAATGGTACTGCCGTTATTTTAGCGAGTCATTCTCAGGACATCCTGAACATATGCGATGAAGTAATTCACCTGGAAAAATATGATATCGCATCTTAA
- a CDS encoding ABC transporter permease, translating to MDGHSLILGVFWSAVLVLSGSLLVEKFLPLLSISKLEWIYQVRPTGQVKFNAREPIAQIVAFSLFGMVLGAAHGQMWLWLIISCLVRLATGLAKKRSLPSLLTAGEKKILSAASLSVLDSGLVADATTITHLRWKEQAPTANYLVLAGRRFFRRPHIALMMLVIISFTFSFSGIFGAYSASIFLLLWSVVGADVARCADFSKLHAPGHYKAVVLLFHAVPAIGIVLLITDPAHVLVHSLLIVVSVVWAGIARSRPRRVDQITYIDSGIAGPVSPEIIRFYLAGLPPALFASLLLLYFSV from the coding sequence GTGGATGGGCACTCTTTAATTCTTGGGGTCTTCTGGAGTGCTGTTTTAGTTCTCAGCGGATCATTGTTGGTGGAGAAATTCCTACCGCTTTTATCAATTTCAAAGCTTGAATGGATATATCAGGTCAGACCTACAGGTCAGGTTAAGTTCAATGCACGTGAGCCTATTGCGCAGATTGTTGCTTTTTCTCTGTTTGGTATGGTCCTGGGAGCGGCACATGGACAGATGTGGCTGTGGTTGATCATTAGTTGCTTAGTGCGCTTAGCTACGGGATTAGCTAAGAAAAGATCACTTCCAAGTCTTCTTACCGCTGGTGAAAAGAAAATTCTGTCTGCGGCTAGCCTGAGCGTTTTAGACTCTGGATTAGTTGCGGATGCTACGACAATTACGCATTTGCGATGGAAGGAACAAGCACCTACCGCAAATTATCTTGTGCTTGCTGGTAGAAGATTTTTCCGGCGTCCTCATATTGCGTTGATGATGTTGGTGATTATTTCTTTTACATTTTCTTTTTCGGGTATTTTTGGAGCCTATTCAGCATCGATTTTTCTGTTGTTATGGTCTGTTGTGGGTGCTGATGTGGCTCGGTGCGCAGATTTTTCGAAGTTACACGCGCCAGGTCACTATAAAGCGGTTGTTCTTTTGTTTCATGCTGTTCCTGCAATTGGGATTGTTTTATTAATCACGGATCCTGCGCATGTTCTCGTGCATAGCTTGTTGATTGTGGTGAGTGTTGTGTGGGCAGGGATTGCGAGAAGTCGCCCACGACGGGTGGATCAGATTACCTACATCGATAGCGGTATTGCAGGTCCAGTGTCGCCTGAAATTATAAGATTCTACCTTGCAGGCCTGCCTCCAGCGCTCTTCGCATCCCTGCTGCTCTTATACTTTTCAGTGTGA
- a CDS encoding pentapeptide repeat-containing protein, which yields MAAQRHSQISAPRIKDLHLRNLDDADPQNIEAHEHYESQRYSDADLSERDLSGTGFSDCEFLGLEAHDTELRNTQFVDTRIERANAPTLKAARSTWRNVEITSSRFGALEMYEASIQSLKITDSKLAFINLRSAHLRDVLFDQCVIEELDLSQARAERIAFKDCRVNTLILDHAVLSNVDLRGIDIASISGVDSIAGTIISTTQAVDLSSAFAKHLGINVVD from the coding sequence ATGGCAGCACAACGACATTCACAAATATCAGCCCCTCGAATCAAAGATCTCCACCTGAGAAACCTCGATGATGCTGATCCACAAAATATCGAAGCACACGAGCACTACGAATCGCAGCGGTATTCCGATGCTGATCTCTCTGAACGAGATCTTTCTGGCACCGGATTCAGCGACTGCGAATTCCTCGGACTAGAAGCCCACGACACCGAACTGCGTAACACCCAATTCGTCGATACCCGTATCGAACGCGCAAACGCCCCAACGCTAAAAGCAGCCCGCTCCACCTGGCGAAACGTAGAAATCACTAGTTCACGATTCGGTGCTCTCGAAATGTACGAAGCCAGCATCCAATCCTTGAAAATAACTGACTCAAAATTAGCCTTCATCAATCTACGCTCTGCACATCTTCGAGACGTCCTATTCGACCAATGTGTCATCGAAGAGCTAGATCTGAGCCAAGCCCGCGCAGAAAGAATCGCTTTCAAAGACTGCAGGGTAAATACACTTATCCTTGATCATGCAGTACTCAGCAACGTGGATCTACGTGGCATTGATATCGCAAGCATCAGCGGCGTCGACTCCATAGCCGGCACCATTATCTCCACCACACAGGCCGTTGACCTATCCAGTGCATTTGCCAAACATCTAGGAATTAACGTTGTAGATTAG
- a CDS encoding GyrI-like domain-containing protein — MYLMKPPVSELEILEVDDIATVVAVFDNHPMSEMASAFDSTYQVLFPTLAAQGIHPIGPGYALYTSVPSDTVSLEVGIPVDQPLDGDITADNGIVLKNSTIPGGKIARISHLGSFDGLGQAWGTFMESVAQAGHSADMPFWEVYVTEPSPDMDPATLQTDLYTKLK; from the coding sequence ATGTACTTGATGAAACCGCCAGTATCTGAACTTGAAATCCTTGAAGTCGATGACATTGCAACGGTTGTCGCAGTCTTTGACAACCATCCCATGTCCGAGATGGCCTCAGCTTTCGACAGCACCTATCAAGTCCTCTTCCCCACGTTGGCTGCACAAGGCATTCACCCCATCGGCCCCGGCTACGCGCTCTATACATCCGTCCCCAGCGACACGGTGAGCCTTGAAGTGGGAATTCCCGTAGATCAGCCACTTGATGGAGACATCACCGCTGACAACGGCATCGTATTGAAGAACTCCACAATTCCTGGTGGAAAAATCGCGCGTATCAGCCACCTTGGTTCATTTGATGGACTAGGCCAAGCCTGGGGCACATTCATGGAATCAGTAGCTCAAGCAGGACATTCCGCAGATATGCCATTCTGGGAAGTCTACGTAACCGAACCTTCCCCGGACATGGACCCAGCAACCCTACAAACAGACCTTTACACCAAGCTAAAGTAA
- a CDS encoding class I SAM-dependent methyltransferase yields the protein MNDPAHPPIPPVSKRDAPLFSGLEHRVNSASAFNQGSSTYHDVRPGYPEDVRALATGFGRILDVGAGTGKLTGELSADQVYALDPSLDMLRVFHSALPDIPCWQATAEHTGVADATIDLITCAQTWHWVDVKAASTEFDRIIAPHGAVMLVWNNLDTSIAWVHRLSRIMHAGDVLKPGFIPETAHPWSITQEVRTAWEQHLTPEEIIQLAHTRSYWLNASEKIKQRVDDNLRWYLYEHLGFIADQVIALPYRCDAFLLTR from the coding sequence ATGAATGATCCAGCGCATCCCCCAATTCCACCAGTATCAAAACGAGACGCACCACTGTTCAGCGGCCTTGAGCATCGTGTAAATAGCGCAAGCGCCTTTAATCAGGGCAGTTCCACCTATCACGATGTGCGCCCAGGCTACCCCGAAGATGTCCGGGCACTAGCCACAGGATTTGGACGCATCCTAGATGTCGGCGCAGGTACGGGAAAACTCACCGGTGAATTGAGTGCTGATCAGGTCTATGCTCTTGACCCAAGCTTAGATATGCTGCGTGTATTTCATTCCGCACTCCCTGATATTCCATGCTGGCAAGCCACCGCAGAACACACCGGCGTGGCGGATGCCACCATCGACCTTATTACCTGCGCCCAAACTTGGCACTGGGTGGACGTCAAGGCTGCCTCTACAGAATTTGATCGAATCATCGCACCTCATGGTGCCGTGATGCTGGTGTGGAACAACCTGGATACCTCCATCGCCTGGGTCCATCGACTGAGCCGCATCATGCACGCAGGCGATGTACTCAAACCTGGATTCATCCCAGAAACTGCCCACCCCTGGTCAATTACCCAGGAAGTGCGCACCGCGTGGGAACAACACTTAACACCTGAAGAGATCATCCAATTAGCCCACACCCGCTCCTATTGGCTCAACGCATCCGAGAAAATCAAACAACGCGTGGATGACAACCTGCGCTGGTACCTCTACGAACACTTAGGCTTTATTGCTGACCAGGTTATTGCGCTACCCTACCGCTGTGACGCGTTTCTTCTCACACGCTAA
- a CDS encoding ABC transporter transmembrane domain-containing protein: MQHTTYMDLDRYKNLPGPGARPSKIPALDAKLWTLKVALSQRPWSFVASAGMAVSFICNGLTPVIVGKAVDDAIATSDMQRLVYWLLVLAALFLVAMSVNWISRYMMVRSQQLVSHDLRMLVTDRIQDPRGFAGKERTAGGLLSIASSDTQRVGDIVMMTVFPVAELASIIYGAVVMFSINPWLSLAVLIGGPLLVVVAIVVSRPLQKRSGARQQAVAQAAATATDVVQGLRILKGLGAIVTVRRRYEAISGEAYRKTVHANAAEARLNGVTDAAGAIFVSVLGISAGFLALQGQMSIGDLIIVVGLTQFLIMPMTMLGRNVASRWASAEASARRIRGVLGADFERTSELEASVADAAITQLPEGLTVIDGGTNEKLLEILEQLPRTRVIVAPHAADLFDQSISDNVFPVPEVALEAIAVASCDDIPGGSSKRVGEGGRLLSGGQRQRVALARAIAFDPEILVLQDPTTAVDSVTEHNIAQQVAAHRAGKITVVFSAAPAWSAVADHHSTADQLWEVLGS, from the coding sequence GTGCAACATACGACCTACATGGATTTAGATAGGTATAAAAACCTTCCAGGACCCGGCGCGCGACCGTCGAAGATTCCGGCTTTGGACGCAAAATTATGGACGTTGAAGGTGGCTTTATCGCAGCGTCCGTGGAGTTTTGTGGCTTCTGCTGGCATGGCGGTGTCGTTTATCTGCAATGGTTTGACCCCGGTGATTGTGGGTAAAGCGGTAGATGATGCCATTGCCACGAGTGATATGCAGCGGTTGGTGTACTGGTTGTTGGTATTGGCGGCTCTTTTTCTTGTGGCGATGTCAGTGAACTGGATTTCTCGGTACATGATGGTGCGTAGTCAGCAGTTGGTGAGCCATGATTTGCGGATGTTGGTGACTGATCGTATTCAGGATCCGCGGGGGTTTGCTGGTAAAGAACGCACTGCGGGTGGGTTGTTGTCTATTGCATCGTCGGATACGCAGCGTGTGGGCGATATCGTGATGATGACGGTTTTCCCGGTTGCGGAGCTGGCTTCTATTATTTATGGCGCAGTTGTCATGTTTAGTATCAATCCGTGGTTGAGTCTGGCTGTGCTGATTGGTGGGCCGTTGTTGGTTGTGGTGGCCATTGTGGTTTCTCGGCCTTTACAGAAGCGTTCGGGGGCGCGTCAGCAGGCGGTAGCTCAAGCAGCGGCGACGGCCACTGATGTGGTGCAGGGGTTGAGGATCCTGAAAGGGTTGGGTGCCATTGTGACGGTGCGTCGCCGTTATGAAGCTATTTCTGGTGAGGCGTATCGCAAGACTGTTCATGCGAATGCTGCTGAAGCGCGGTTGAATGGTGTTACTGATGCTGCTGGTGCAATTTTTGTGTCGGTGTTGGGTATTAGTGCAGGTTTTTTAGCGCTTCAGGGGCAGATGAGTATTGGCGATCTCATCATTGTTGTGGGATTGACGCAGTTTTTGATTATGCCGATGACGATGTTGGGTAGGAACGTGGCATCGAGGTGGGCATCTGCGGAAGCATCTGCGCGGCGTATTAGGGGAGTGCTGGGGGCTGATTTTGAGCGGACATCTGAGCTTGAGGCGAGTGTGGCCGATGCTGCTATTACACAGTTGCCTGAGGGGCTCACTGTTATTGATGGTGGGACGAACGAGAAATTGCTGGAGATACTAGAGCAGCTTCCCCGCACGCGGGTCATTGTTGCTCCACATGCGGCTGATCTTTTTGATCAAAGTATCAGTGACAATGTTTTTCCTGTGCCAGAGGTAGCCCTGGAGGCCATTGCCGTTGCGTCGTGTGACGATATTCCGGGAGGTAGTTCCAAGAGGGTTGGTGAGGGCGGACGATTGTTGTCGGGCGGGCAACGCCAACGTGTGGCACTTGCTCGTGCGATTGCTTTTGATCCAGAAATATTGGTACTGCAAGATCCCACGACGGCTGTTGATTCTGTGACAGAGCACAATATTGCTCAGCAGGTAGCTGCGCATAGAGCTGGGAAAATCACGGTAGTTTTTAGCGCTGCACCGGCATGGAGTGCCGTGGCTGATCATCATTCAACGGCAGATCAATTGTGGGAGGTGCTGGGATCATGA